The Candidatus Bathyarchaeia archaeon genome has a segment encoding these proteins:
- a CDS encoding phosphoglycerate kinase: protein MPEFLTLDDFDVEGKVVLVRVDFNSPVDPQTKKIIDDTRIRAHGETTIKELSDRGARVVVLAHQGRPGDPDFIPLEQHSQILSRILGKPVKFVDDVYGEKAKKAIRELKNGEILVLDNVRNFPKEAKEAPPEEHAKSDLVINLAPLANLFVNDAFAAAHRSHASIVGFTVVLPSAAGRIMERELRALSRVMERPEKPCIYILGGAKADDSLRISKYVLENNIADYVLTAGITGHLFLVAKGYNLGKPNMDLLEKNKLLDLVPGIKELMEKYPARIETPVDLAVEVEGRRKEISLGELPTDYPIYDIGTKTIERYLDLIMKAKSIVFSGPPGVFEKEEFRKGTKALFEAIASSRAFSLIGGGHSIAAVQSLGLADKMGYISTAGGALIEFLMGRKLPGVTALEEAAKRKR, encoded by the coding sequence ATGCCTGAGTTTCTAACCCTTGACGATTTTGACGTTGAAGGTAAAGTGGTTCTCGTTCGGGTTGACTTTAATTCGCCTGTCGACCCGCAGACGAAAAAGATTATCGATGACACGAGGATTAGGGCGCACGGCGAAACTACAATAAAGGAGCTGTCCGATAGAGGTGCCAGGGTCGTTGTTTTAGCGCATCAGGGTAGGCCGGGCGACCCGGACTTCATACCTTTGGAGCAGCATTCCCAGATATTGAGTAGAATTCTCGGTAAACCCGTTAAATTCGTAGACGACGTTTACGGCGAGAAGGCGAAGAAAGCTATAAGGGAGCTTAAGAATGGAGAAATACTGGTTTTAGATAATGTTAGGAATTTCCCAAAGGAGGCTAAGGAAGCCCCGCCGGAAGAGCACGCTAAATCCGACCTAGTTATCAATCTCGCGCCGCTGGCAAATCTCTTCGTGAATGATGCTTTTGCAGCAGCGCATAGGAGTCACGCTTCAATAGTCGGCTTCACAGTTGTCCTTCCAAGCGCCGCTGGAAGAATCATGGAAAGGGAGCTGAGGGCGCTTAGCAGGGTTATGGAGCGCCCGGAGAAACCTTGCATCTACATACTTGGAGGGGCTAAGGCCGACGACTCCCTCAGAATATCTAAGTATGTTTTAGAGAATAATATTGCAGATTATGTTTTAACAGCCGGAATAACCGGACACTTGTTCCTAGTGGCTAAAGGCTACAACCTAGGCAAACCAAACATGGATCTCCTCGAGAAGAATAAATTACTAGATCTTGTACCCGGAATAAAGGAGTTGATGGAAAAGTATCCGGCTAGAATCGAGACGCCTGTCGACTTAGCCGTTGAGGTTGAAGGCAGAAGGAAAGAGATTTCTCTAGGGGAGCTGCCGACGGATTATCCAATATACGATATTGGAACAAAAACCATCGAAAGATACTTGGACCTAATAATGAAGGCTAAGTCAATAGTCTTCAGCGGTCCACCGGGAGTATTCGAGAAAGAAGAGTTTCGGAAGGGGACAAAGGCTTTATTTGAGGCTATTGCTTCATCGAGAGCCTTCTCTCTGATAGGTGGAGGGCACAGTATAGCGGCTGTTCAAAGCTTAGGGCTAGCCGACAAGATGGGCTATATAAGCACGGCTGGAGGCGCCCTAATAGAATTCCTCATGGGTAGGAAGCTGCCGGGCGTAACGGCGCTGGAAGAAGCCGCGAAGAGGAAGCGCTGA
- a CDS encoding uroporphyrinogen decarboxylase family protein: MNNRDRTIIIFNRGVPDRLIWQPRLHHWYYVNKARGTLPKKYEGLDLLEIYDDLGASPRAYHYFNDTIKCVEGDDVKVYRAEDEKYIYTKYETPKGKITQVERKTEHGVSSMRVEYFLKSIDDFEILAYVLRQQRFEFDRELYLEREKVLGDRSEPTVTVPWGSIQRLFILYMGFEKGLIALWRHREKVEWLLQVFDENDDERFKVIRKTPFKIINFGDNIDENLCPPNLFRRYMLPYYQRRAREMHEAGKFCTSHWDGRVKHLLPLAKETGLDGLECVPPEPQGNVTLRELRDAVKLNGMILLDGVPAIYFLPIVEESELKAFIYELLDLFAPNIIVGISDMLPPDGDIERVRLVGEIVADYRP, translated from the coding sequence TTGAATAATCGCGACAGAACGATTATAATTTTTAATCGCGGTGTCCCCGACCGCTTAATATGGCAGCCTAGGCTGCATCATTGGTACTATGTGAATAAGGCTAGGGGAACACTTCCAAAGAAGTATGAGGGCTTGGATCTTCTGGAGATATATGATGATTTAGGGGCTTCGCCGCGCGCCTACCACTATTTTAATGACACGATAAAGTGTGTTGAGGGCGACGACGTTAAAGTGTACAGGGCTGAGGATGAAAAATACATATACACGAAGTATGAGACCCCGAAGGGCAAGATCACACAGGTTGAGAGGAAAACTGAGCATGGGGTATCCAGCATGAGGGTCGAGTATTTTCTCAAGAGCATCGACGATTTTGAGATCCTAGCCTACGTTTTGAGGCAGCAGAGGTTCGAGTTCGATAGGGAGCTTTACCTTGAGAGGGAGAAAGTCCTCGGAGACCGCTCCGAGCCGACGGTGACGGTTCCATGGGGTTCAATACAGAGGCTCTTCATCCTCTATATGGGTTTCGAAAAAGGTTTGATAGCGCTTTGGCGGCACCGGGAGAAGGTTGAGTGGCTCCTCCAGGTCTTCGATGAAAATGATGATGAAAGATTTAAAGTTATTAGGAAGACGCCCTTCAAGATAATTAATTTTGGCGACAATATTGATGAAAACCTTTGTCCGCCAAACCTTTTCAGAAGGTATATGCTGCCATATTATCAGCGTAGAGCAAGGGAGATGCATGAGGCTGGAAAATTCTGTACGTCGCATTGGGATGGGAGAGTTAAGCATCTTTTACCGTTGGCGAAGGAGACAGGTTTAGACGGCTTAGAGTGTGTTCCACCTGAACCGCAGGGCAACGTGACGCTTAGGGAGCTTAGAGACGCTGTTAAGCTTAACGGCATGATTCTGCTTGATGGGGTTCCAGCGATCTACTTCCTACCTATCGTTGAGGAGAGTGAGTTAAAAGCTTTTATCTATGAGCTGCTCGATCTATTTGCGCCAAATATAATAGTTGGGATCTCAGACATGCTGCCACCGGACGGCGACATAGAAAGGGTTCGCTTAGTGGGTGAAATAGTAGCCGACTATCGCCCTTAA